In Clostridium sp., one DNA window encodes the following:
- a CDS encoding sigma-54-dependent Fis family transcriptional regulator translates to MEHIEKYMEKIKEQRARFIEYNEIPKDVRPDILNSWMRCKKYGVGKDNNGANVISEDEFRSVLERKNEFIEICLPVMLNLYEILKNTNYSIILTDENAVILKILGNGKIMAQNRDLDFLEGRRWKEEDVGTNAIGTCIYLDKPIQTLGAEHYCRRQHKWTCSAAPIHDSSGKIVGCIDLSGSYGDFHTHTLGIVAEASNTIQERFSTAEHRKWTEVAFNSIKEGILVIDKDFKLKYFNDNICRILGINKNQMYKLYMKTLLKDLIRDMSDRGRVNKIAYREVSMYVKNRRIECNVNVNPVVMNEKHSGFVILVKEANTIHTVVNRIAGFSSKYDFENILTNNNKMLHIIEDAKRISKSDCTVLITGESGTGKELFAHSIHNGSERCRGPFVAINCSALPKDLVESELFGYEKGAFTGALKDGNPGKFELANGGTIFLDEIGELPLEIQPKLLRVLDNHMVTRIGGKYERNLNVRVIAATNRELFKEVRLKNFRSDLYFRLNVFNINLIPLRERKEDIEMFIKFFLNKLSLNNEIKIKHIDEEFMTIVKNYRWPGNVREIENVVQRAYYMSKDGVITKELIPDYIIKNEKSTDGEYQEDEVKPGIQTVDEVEKQLIIKALRYCSGNVVNASRMINMGKSTLYRKIKKYNLEVEIR, encoded by the coding sequence ATGGAACATATAGAAAAATATATGGAAAAAATTAAGGAACAGCGCGCAAGATTCATAGAATATAATGAAATACCTAAAGATGTCAGACCGGATATTTTAAATTCATGGATGAGATGTAAAAAATATGGAGTTGGAAAAGACAATAATGGGGCAAATGTTATCTCAGAAGATGAATTCAGGTCCGTGCTTGAGAGAAAAAACGAGTTCATAGAGATTTGTCTGCCTGTAATGCTGAATTTGTATGAAATTTTAAAGAACACAAACTACTCCATCATATTGACTGATGAAAATGCGGTAATTCTCAAAATACTTGGAAATGGAAAGATAATGGCTCAAAACAGAGATCTTGATTTTCTTGAGGGAAGGAGATGGAAGGAAGAGGATGTGGGGACAAATGCCATTGGCACGTGTATATATTTAGACAAACCAATTCAGACACTGGGTGCTGAACATTACTGCAGGAGACAGCATAAATGGACATGTTCTGCCGCTCCCATACATGACAGCAGCGGGAAAATAGTAGGCTGTATTGATTTGTCAGGAAGCTACGGAGATTTCCATACCCACACGCTTGGAATAGTGGCTGAAGCTTCAAATACCATACAGGAACGTTTTTCAACGGCTGAACACAGAAAATGGACTGAAGTTGCCTTTAATTCAATAAAAGAGGGAATACTTGTTATAGACAAGGACTTTAAATTGAAATATTTTAATGACAACATTTGCAGAATATTGGGGATCAATAAAAATCAGATGTACAAATTGTATATGAAAACTCTGCTTAAAGATTTAATAAGAGACATGAGCGACAGGGGAAGGGTCAATAAAATAGCTTACAGGGAAGTCAGCATGTATGTAAAGAATCGGAGAATAGAATGCAATGTAAACGTAAATCCTGTTGTCATGAATGAAAAACACAGTGGGTTTGTAATACTTGTCAAAGAGGCGAATACCATTCACACGGTGGTAAACAGGATAGCCGGATTCTCATCAAAATATGATTTTGAGAACATACTTACGAATAATAATAAAATGCTCCATATAATCGAGGATGCAAAGAGAATTTCAAAAAGTGACTGTACCGTACTTATAACTGGAGAAAGCGGTACTGGAAAGGAACTGTTTGCACATTCCATTCACAATGGAAGTGAAAGATGCAGGGGACCTTTTGTAGCTATAAATTGTTCAGCACTGCCGAAAGATCTTGTAGAAAGCGAGCTGTTCGGATATGAAAAAGGAGCTTTTACAGGAGCGCTGAAAGATGGAAATCCAGGTAAATTTGAACTTGCAAATGGAGGAACCATATTTTTGGATGAAATTGGCGAGCTTCCTCTGGAAATTCAGCCAAAGCTATTGAGAGTGCTTGACAACCATATGGTGACAAGAATTGGTGGAAAATATGAAAGAAATTTGAACGTACGGGTAATAGCGGCTACCAACAGGGAGCTTTTCAAGGAAGTGAGACTGAAAAATTTTAGAAGTGATCTGTATTTCAGATTGAATGTATTTAATATAAATCTGATTCCCCTCAGGGAGAGGAAAGAAGACATAGAAATGTTCATCAAGTTTTTTTTGAACAAACTTAGTTTGAATAATGAAATCAAGATAAAACATATAGATGAGGAATTCATGACCATTGTCAAGAATTACAGGTGGCCGGGTAATGTAAGGGAAATTGAAAATGTAGTCCAGAGGGCATATTATATGTCCAAGGATGGTGTTATAACCAAAGAACTGATTCCCGACTATATTATAAAAAATGAAAAGAGCACTGATGGTGAATACCAGGAAGATGAAGTCAAACCTGGAATTCAGACAGTAGATGAAGTGGAGAAACAGCTTATTATAAAGGCACTTAGATATTGCAGCGGAAATGTTGTAAATGCCAGCAGAATGATAAATATGGGAAAATCAACTTTATACAGGAAAATAAAAAAATATAATCTTGAAGTAGAAATAAGATAA
- a CDS encoding thiamine pyrophosphate-dependent dehydrogenase E1 component subunit alpha: protein MLKIRAFENMAKDSFAEGKIPGFVHLYIGEEAVASGVCENLTDSDYITSTHRGHGHIIAKGGELKYMTAELFGRSTGYCKGKGGSMHIADATKGILGANGIVGAGHDIALGAGMSAQYRGTDQVCVCFFGDASTNQGTFHESLNLASVWKLPIVYVCENNGYGISVSQKRHQNIKNVADRAKAYGIPGVVVDGNDPIAVYKASREAVERARAGKGPTLIECKTYRQRGHFEGDPAPYKPKEEQEAWIKKDPIPIFEKYLLDNKIIDENGLKDIKETVDNEIKEAVDFAMKSPEPELDSVFEDVYTDIKEGVD, encoded by the coding sequence ATGCTTAAGATAAGGGCATTCGAAAATATGGCGAAGGATAGTTTTGCAGAAGGAAAAATTCCTGGTTTTGTTCATCTGTATATAGGTGAGGAAGCTGTAGCTTCTGGAGTTTGTGAAAATCTTACGGATTCAGATTATATAACAAGTACTCACAGGGGACATGGTCACATAATTGCCAAGGGCGGGGAGTTAAAATATATGACTGCGGAACTTTTCGGAAGGTCTACAGGATACTGCAAGGGAAAAGGCGGATCAATGCACATTGCAGATGCAACAAAAGGTATACTTGGAGCAAATGGTATAGTAGGTGCAGGGCATGATATAGCCCTTGGAGCGGGGATGAGTGCCCAGTACAGGGGAACGGACCAGGTATGCGTATGCTTTTTCGGAGATGCATCCACAAATCAGGGCACTTTCCATGAATCCTTGAATCTGGCCAGTGTTTGGAAGCTTCCTATTGTATATGTATGTGAAAACAATGGATATGGAATATCCGTAAGCCAGAAAAGGCATCAGAATATAAAAAATGTAGCTGACAGGGCAAAGGCCTATGGCATACCCGGGGTTGTAGTTGATGGAAATGATCCGATTGCGGTGTACAAAGCTTCAAGGGAAGCTGTGGAAAGAGCCAGAGCCGGGAAAGGACCTACTCTTATAGAATGCAAGACCTACAGGCAGAGAGGACATTTTGAAGGAGATCCTGCTCCATACAAACCTAAAGAAGAGCAGGAAGCATGGATAAAGAAGGACCCTATTCCAATATTTGAAAAATATCTTCTGGACAACAAGATTATTGATGAAAATGGCTTGAAGGATATAAAAGAAACTGTGGACAATGAGATAAAGGAAGCTGTTGATTTTGCCATGAAAAGTCCTGAGCCGGAATTGGATTCAGTATTTGAAGACGTATACACCGATATTAAAGAGGGGGTTGATTAA
- a CDS encoding alpha-ketoacid dehydrogenase subunit beta → MKKITYSQAIKDAMSAKMREDKNVLLFGEDVGPFGGCFGVSKGMHDEFGEMRVRDTPISEGAIVGCAIGAAATGLKPIAELMFIDFLTVGMDMLVNQAAKMRYMFGGKIKLPMVVRVPCGAGTQAAAQHSQSLEAWVTHVPGLKVVYPSTAKDAYGLMLTAIEDENPVIFIEHKVLYAKKGEIDENPVPIPFGRADVKREGKDVTIIATGRMVHEALSAADKLSKEGIEAEVIDPRSLYPFDRETVFDSIKKTNRAVVVTEETKRGGYGGEISAVISEEIFDYLDAPVVRIGSFDVPIPFSPKLESYIIPNAGKIVEAVKKTF, encoded by the coding sequence ATGAAAAAAATAACTTATTCCCAGGCCATAAAGGATGCCATGTCAGCTAAAATGCGGGAGGACAAGAATGTACTGCTCTTTGGCGAAGACGTGGGGCCCTTTGGAGGATGCTTTGGTGTAAGTAAAGGAATGCACGATGAATTCGGAGAGATGAGGGTGAGAGATACTCCTATTTCAGAGGGTGCCATTGTAGGGTGTGCTATTGGAGCAGCGGCAACTGGACTCAAACCTATTGCAGAATTGATGTTTATAGATTTCCTTACTGTAGGAATGGATATGCTTGTAAACCAGGCGGCAAAAATGAGATATATGTTTGGTGGAAAAATAAAACTGCCCATGGTGGTAAGAGTACCATGCGGTGCCGGAACTCAGGCGGCTGCACAGCATTCACAGTCACTGGAAGCCTGGGTTACACATGTGCCCGGACTCAAAGTGGTCTATCCTTCAACTGCAAAGGATGCCTATGGACTTATGCTGACTGCAATAGAAGATGAAAACCCTGTAATATTTATAGAACACAAGGTTCTCTATGCTAAGAAGGGTGAAATTGATGAAAACCCTGTACCTATACCATTTGGACGTGCTGATGTAAAGAGAGAGGGAAAGGATGTTACAATAATTGCAACTGGAAGAATGGTGCATGAGGCACTGTCTGCTGCGGATAAGCTTTCAAAGGAAGGTATAGAGGCTGAAGTGATAGACCCGAGATCACTATATCCTTTTGACAGGGAAACTGTATTTGACTCAATAAAAAAGACCAACAGGGCGGTTGTTGTTACTGAGGAAACTAAAAGAGGAGGATACGGGGGAGAAATTTCGGCGGTCATAAGCGAAGAAATATTTGACTATCTGGATGCACCTGTAGTGAGAATAGGAAGTTTTGATGTTCCCATACCTTTCTCACCTAAACTTGAAAGCTATATAATCCCCAATGCTGGTAAAATAGTCGAAGCTGTCAAAAAAACGTTTTAA
- a CDS encoding 2-oxo acid dehydrogenase subunit E2: MSCIEVMPKLGLTMTEGEIEAWHKKEGDEVKKGEILFDVTTDKLTNEVEAKESGVLRKILVEEGESANCLAPVAIIADEGEDISHLLGEFGKVIPVEMHVSGDENEQHLKRSIPVKREGRIRISPLARKIAIQNGVDYEAMTGTGPLGRIIRKDVEGYIENNRIKVSPAASKLAQKLNVDLNSIKKQGRIMKEDVLKAAGKIETVAKTPEEKLERKSQTEVESRDEKVIDMSPMRKVIAARMSESTKISPTVTYDITVDVSELKRFKDRLKDTIKITYTDFLIKMVSTALKQFPLVNCSVSGNKFILKNYVNMGIAVALDEGLIVPVVKDSDIKGLKEITLQLGELVRKAKENRLSPDDMTGGTFTITNLGMFGIDSFSPIINQPEVAILGVNRIVETPVAEDGKIVVKPLLKLSLTADHRAIDGAYAARFLKKIKEYMEKPELMLL, encoded by the coding sequence ATGAGCTGTATAGAAGTAATGCCGAAGCTTGGCTTGACCATGACAGAAGGTGAAATAGAAGCCTGGCATAAAAAAGAAGGTGATGAAGTCAAAAAAGGGGAAATCCTGTTTGATGTAACCACCGACAAACTTACCAACGAAGTTGAGGCTAAGGAGAGCGGCGTACTCAGGAAAATACTTGTAGAAGAGGGGGAGTCCGCAAATTGTCTTGCCCCGGTGGCTATAATTGCAGATGAAGGAGAGGATATTTCACATCTGCTTGGAGAGTTTGGAAAAGTCATTCCTGTAGAAATGCATGTAAGCGGAGATGAAAATGAACAGCATTTGAAAAGGAGCATTCCTGTAAAAAGAGAGGGCAGGATAAGAATATCGCCCCTTGCCAGAAAAATTGCAATACAAAATGGAGTGGACTATGAAGCAATGACCGGCACAGGTCCACTTGGAAGAATAATAAGGAAAGATGTGGAAGGATATATTGAAAACAATAGAATAAAGGTGTCACCAGCTGCCTCAAAGCTTGCCCAAAAACTAAATGTGGATTTAAATAGTATAAAGAAACAGGGAAGAATAATGAAGGAGGACGTACTGAAGGCTGCAGGGAAAATTGAGACAGTTGCAAAAACACCTGAGGAGAAGCTTGAACGTAAATCACAGACAGAAGTTGAGAGCCGTGATGAAAAGGTAATAGACATGTCACCTATGAGAAAGGTGATTGCTGCAAGAATGAGTGAAAGCACTAAGATATCACCTACTGTGACCTATGATATTACTGTTGATGTTTCAGAACTCAAGAGGTTCAAAGATCGGTTGAAGGATACCATTAAAATAACCTATACTGATTTCCTAATAAAAATGGTTTCCACTGCGTTGAAACAGTTCCCGCTTGTAAACTGTTCCGTATCCGGAAATAAATTTATACTGAAAAACTATGTGAATATGGGAATAGCTGTTGCACTGGATGAAGGATTGATAGTTCCTGTAGTGAAGGATTCGGATATAAAGGGTCTTAAAGAGATAACACTTCAACTTGGAGAACTTGTCAGGAAGGCAAAGGAAAACCGTTTAAGTCCTGATGATATGACAGGAGGCACTTTTACTATAACAAATCTTGGAATGTTTGGCATAGATAGTTTTTCTCCTATTATAAATCAGCCAGAGGTTGCTATTCTCGGTGTCAATAGAATAGTGGAAACTCCTGTAGCAGAGGATGGAAAAATAGTTGTAAAACCTCTTCTCAAGCTGTCTCTTACAGCAGACCACAGGGCTATAGACGGTGCTTATGCGGCCAGGTTCCTGAAAAAAATTAAAGAATATATGGAAAAACCTGAATTGATGCTTTTATAA
- the lpdA gene encoding dihydrolipoyl dehydrogenase, which yields MSCIEVMPKLGLTMTEGEIETWHKKEGDEVKKGEILFDVTTDKLTNEVEAKESGVLRKILVEEGESANCLAPVAIIAGRDEDISNLLGECNEKTGKKSEIEQSGEGKQNSHGAVCKKVVVIGGGPGGYIAAIRAAQLGNKVTLVEKEKLGGTCLNVGCIPTKALLKSAELFSEIKNSSQFGIEVKSASINWNRVQNRKAKIVKRLVSGVKGLLAANKVNVIEGTAAFESQNSVSIVKRDGSMENIDFDDAIISTGSVPFIPTIPGVELDGVVDSTGALNLESIPESIAIIGGGVIGIEFATLFSSLGSKVTILEMLPFILPPIDRQISDIISKKLSAEGVSINTGCRVTGIKNIGENLEVGFMRENENLSVEADKVLVAIGRRSNLEGLGAEKIGIKTEKGHICVDDQMRTNLGNIYAIGDCTGKNMLAHVASEQGVVAAENVSGKTVSMDYKTVPACVYTKPEIASVGITEEKAKEKGIDYRVGIFPMSANGKAMISGDTGGIIKIIADKETKEILGVHIASPRATDLITEGALALRLEATADEIITTIHAHPTVGEAIKEAVLALEKRSLNMVN from the coding sequence ATGAGCTGCATAGAGGTAATGCCAAAGCTGGGTTTGACAATGACAGAAGGTGAAATAGAAACCTGGCACAAAAAAGAAGGAGATGAAGTCAAAAAAGGGGAAATCCTATTTGATGTAACCACTGACAAACTTACCAATGAAGTTGAGGCTAAGGAGAGCGGCGTACTCAGAAAAATACTTGTAGAAGAGGGAGAGTCCGCAAATTGCCTTGCCCCGGTGGCTATAATTGCAGGTAGAGATGAAGATATTTCAAATCTTCTGGGAGAATGCAATGAAAAAACTGGCAAGAAGTCGGAGATTGAACAAAGCGGTGAAGGAAAGCAGAACAGCCATGGTGCTGTATGCAAAAAGGTAGTTGTAATAGGAGGCGGACCTGGAGGTTATATAGCTGCGATACGTGCAGCGCAGCTTGGAAACAAGGTAACTCTTGTTGAAAAGGAGAAGCTTGGAGGAACCTGCCTGAATGTAGGCTGCATACCAACAAAAGCACTGCTTAAATCAGCAGAACTGTTCAGTGAAATTAAAAACAGCAGCCAATTTGGGATTGAAGTGAAGTCCGCAAGCATAAACTGGAACAGAGTCCAGAATAGAAAGGCAAAAATAGTTAAAAGACTTGTTTCAGGTGTAAAAGGTCTTCTGGCTGCAAACAAAGTAAACGTAATTGAAGGGACTGCCGCCTTTGAATCTCAGAATTCCGTTTCAATCGTAAAAAGAGATGGCAGTATGGAGAATATTGATTTTGACGATGCAATAATTTCGACGGGTTCAGTGCCTTTCATACCAACCATACCAGGTGTTGAGCTGGATGGAGTAGTGGACAGTACGGGAGCTTTGAATCTGGAATCAATACCGGAATCAATTGCAATTATAGGTGGCGGGGTGATAGGAATCGAATTTGCAACTCTGTTCAGTTCTCTTGGAAGCAAGGTAACTATTCTGGAAATGCTGCCTTTTATACTTCCACCTATAGACAGGCAGATATCGGATATAATCTCGAAAAAACTGTCGGCTGAAGGTGTCAGCATAAATACAGGGTGCAGAGTGACCGGAATAAAAAATATCGGTGAAAATCTTGAAGTTGGTTTTATGAGAGAAAATGAAAACTTGAGTGTTGAAGCAGACAAGGTACTGGTAGCTATTGGAAGACGTTCTAATTTAGAAGGACTGGGAGCAGAGAAAATTGGAATCAAAACTGAAAAAGGGCATATATGTGTGGATGATCAGATGAGGACAAACCTTGGAAATATATATGCGATAGGAGACTGTACAGGTAAAAATATGCTTGCCCATGTTGCTTCGGAGCAGGGAGTTGTGGCTGCGGAGAATGTATCCGGGAAAACTGTATCAATGGATTATAAAACCGTACCTGCCTGCGTGTATACAAAACCTGAAATAGCCTCCGTTGGAATCACAGAGGAAAAGGCGAAGGAAAAGGGAATAGACTACAGGGTGGGTATTTTCCCTATGTCCGCCAACGGAAAGGCGATGATATCAGGTGATACCGGTGGAATCATAAAAATAATTGCAGATAAGGAAACCAAGGAGATACTCGGCGTTCATATTGCTTCACCCAGAGCTACGGATCTCATAACTGAAGGAGCCCTTGCACTAAGACTTGAAGCCACTGCGGATGAAATAATCACTACCATACATGCACATCCAACGGTGGGAGAAGCCATAAAGGAAGCTGTACTTGCACTGGAAAAGCGATCACTCAATATGGTAAATTAA
- a CDS encoding D-isomer specific 2-hydroxyacid dehydrogenase family protein, with product MGIFVYSYRKDEEEYFTKFSKKYNVEIKFCKDAPDMDNADLARGFECISVISSPIPGEVIEKLNNAGVKFISTRTIGYDHIDMQKVKELGMRAGNVTYSPESVADYAIMLMLMTLRKIKLIMGRSSVQDYSLKGFQGREIGNMTVGVIGTGKIGRTLIRHLSGFGCRFMAHDLYENDEVKKYAQYVPLEELFKNSDIITLHAPAAENNHHMINRESICLMKKNVIIINTARGSLVDTNALIDGIRQKKIGGAALDVIEGEENIYYSDLKGEIVDNRALAVLQSMPNVIVTPHTAFYTDQAVSDMVEHSILSCIFFMEGKENPWEISR from the coding sequence ATGGGTATATTTGTCTATAGCTACAGAAAAGATGAAGAAGAATATTTTACAAAGTTCAGTAAAAAGTACAATGTTGAAATAAAATTCTGCAAAGACGCACCAGATATGGACAATGCAGATCTTGCACGTGGATTTGAGTGCATCAGTGTTATCTCAAGTCCCATTCCAGGGGAAGTAATTGAAAAGTTGAACAATGCAGGAGTAAAATTCATATCAACAAGAACCATAGGATATGACCACATAGATATGCAGAAGGTAAAAGAACTGGGAATGAGGGCTGGAAATGTAACCTATTCTCCAGAAAGTGTAGCCGACTATGCAATAATGCTGATGCTTATGACTCTTAGGAAAATCAAACTAATAATGGGAAGAAGCAGTGTTCAGGATTATTCCCTGAAGGGCTTTCAGGGAAGGGAAATAGGTAATATGACCGTAGGTGTAATTGGTACGGGAAAAATCGGAAGAACGTTAATAAGGCATTTAAGCGGATTTGGATGCAGATTTATGGCCCATGATCTGTATGAAAATGATGAAGTTAAAAAATATGCACAATATGTTCCACTTGAAGAGCTGTTTAAAAACAGTGATATTATTACTCTTCATGCGCCTGCAGCAGAAAATAACCATCATATGATAAACAGAGAGTCTATTTGTCTGATGAAAAAAAATGTGATTATCATAAATACTGCAAGGGGTTCGCTTGTTGATACCAATGCTCTTATAGACGGGATCAGGCAGAAAAAAATAGGAGGAGCGGCACTGGATGTTATTGAAGGTGAAGAAAATATTTACTACAGCGACTTGAAAGGTGAGATTGTAGATAATAGAGCACTTGCAGTCCTGCAGTCAATGCCAAATGTGATTGTTACACCCCATACTGCCTTTTATACGGATCAGGCTGTATCGGATATGGTGGAACATTCAATTTTAAGCTGTATTTTTTTTATGGAGGGAAAAGAAAATCCATGGGAAATTTCTAGGTGA
- a CDS encoding methyl-accepting chemotaxis protein translates to MNLTKKAVISIFLIVMIPLAIFSAAVFNQVSVSIISIMLAIGIVFSIIGSVLFSKKFLPSNTVQENLDEDTSTHLEDLRDEWTSLVNRIGEEISSVKTFMIELEKNLNESTGAIENVSASLEENSASAEEIAASSGEMGNAVKDIANKAGEGAKFAEEFSEEGKKLQKSTKESRDRSTQIYTKIRQDIESAIEDSKSVNEINKLTEAIIDITEQTNLLALNASIEAARAGEAGRGFSVVADEVKELAKQSGETAGNIKTIVDSVVDSVKRLVDGSQSALSYIATEVTQDYDKFEGASSKYMEDAGTINEFMNNFSASSQELKSFIDGIVKVINEMAQTFTDSAGNMQGISEKNSKLLDSLNNIKNELDEMSKTGEKISQITEKAAE, encoded by the coding sequence ATGAATTTAACGAAAAAAGCAGTGATATCTATTTTTTTGATTGTCATGATACCTCTGGCAATTTTCTCGGCAGCTGTATTTAATCAAGTTTCAGTATCTATAATTTCAATAATGCTTGCAATAGGAATTGTTTTCAGTATAATAGGATCTGTTTTGTTTTCAAAGAAATTTTTACCGTCAAATACGGTACAGGAAAATTTGGATGAAGACACATCTACCCATTTGGAAGATTTGAGAGATGAGTGGACTTCGTTGGTAAACAGAATAGGCGAAGAAATAAGCAGTGTGAAGACTTTTATGATTGAGCTGGAAAAGAATCTGAATGAATCCACAGGAGCAATAGAAAACGTATCTGCAAGTTTGGAGGAAAATTCAGCATCTGCAGAAGAAATAGCAGCATCTTCGGGTGAAATGGGCAATGCCGTGAAAGATATAGCAAACAAGGCGGGAGAAGGTGCAAAATTTGCAGAGGAATTTTCCGAGGAGGGAAAGAAACTCCAGAAATCAACCAAGGAATCCCGTGACAGATCAACTCAGATTTATACAAAGATAAGGCAGGATATAGAAAGTGCAATAGAAGACAGTAAATCCGTAAATGAAATAAACAAGCTTACGGAAGCAATAATTGATATAACTGAACAGACAAATCTGCTGGCCTTGAATGCATCCATAGAGGCTGCAAGGGCAGGAGAAGCTGGAAGGGGATTTTCAGTAGTTGCGGATGAAGTAAAGGAACTGGCAAAACAGTCCGGAGAAACTGCGGGAAATATAAAGACAATAGTCGATTCGGTAGTAGACTCTGTAAAAAGGCTGGTGGATGGTTCACAAAGTGCATTGAGTTACATAGCTACGGAAGTTACACAGGATTATGATAAATTCGAGGGTGCTTCATCAAAGTATATGGAGGATGCCGGTACAATAAATGAATTTATGAACAACTTCAGTGCTTCATCCCAGGAATTGAAGTCATTTATTGATGGAATAGTAAAAGTTATAAATGAAATGGCACAAACCTTTACGGACAGTGCAGGCAATATGCAGGGAATATCTGAAAAAAACAGCAAATTACTTGACAGTTTGAATAATATCAAAAATGAGCTTGATGAAATGAGCAAGACAGGAGAGAAAATTTCACAAATTACAGAAAAAGCCGCTGAATAG